One Zingiber officinale cultivar Zhangliang chromosome 10B, Zo_v1.1, whole genome shotgun sequence genomic window, GCCATGGTCCGGAGGCTCTCTGCTTGCGAGACCATGGGTTCGGTCACCACCATCTGCACTGATAAAACAGGGACCTTGACGTTGAACAGGATGAAGGTCACCCAATTCTGGATCGGAAATGAGCAATGCACGCCGACGACTTCGATTGCGCTGCGCGTCCTGACATTGTTATACCAGGCCGTCGGGTTGAACACCACCGGCAGCGTCTTCCAGCCTACCGCGGCGTCGGAGCCAGAGATCACAGGAAGCCCAACGGAAAAGGCTCTGCTTTCGTGGTCAATTTCGGATCTCAGAATGGTTGCggaagaaatgaagaagaagtgcGTCGTCATCCATGTCGAGGCCTTCAATTCGGAGAAGAAGCGCAGTGGAATCTTCGTGGAAGAGAAAGCGAGCGGAGCGATGATCACGCACTGGAAAGGAGCCGCCGAGATGCTTCTGGTCCGATGCTCTCATTACACAGAGACGAACGGGAGCGTTAAACGTGTCGATCTCGAGGCAAAATCCAAGCTCGAATCGATCATCCATGACATGGCCGCCTCGAGTCTCCGCTGCATCGCCTTCGCCTACAAGAACACCACCGGAACAGAGGGCTTCGAGGCCAACCGAGGTGAAGCATCAAGGCTCGACGACACCGAGCTCACCCTTCTGGGGTTCGTCGGCCTAAAAGACCCGTGTCGCCCGGAGGTGGCGCGCGCGATCGATGCTTGCAGAAATGCCGGAGTCGGAGTCAAGATGATCACGGGGGACAACGTGTTCACGGCCAGGGCCATCGCCGTCGAGTGCGGTATAATTAGACCAGATGAGTCGGAGGCTTTGGTCGTGGAAGGGCAGGAGTTCAGGAACTACTCGCCGGAGGAGCGTCTGAAGAAGGTCGACCAGATTTGCGTCATGGCGAGGTCGTCCCCTTTCGACAAGCTCCTGATGGTGCAGTGTCTGAAGCAGAAGGGGCAAGTGGTGGCCGTCACCGGCGACGGAACAAACGACGCGCCGGCACTGAAGGAGGCCGACGTGGGTCTGGCGATGGGCATCCAAGGCACGGAAGTCGCCAAGGAGAGTTCCGACATAGTGATCATGGACGACAACTTCGATACGGTGGTGACGGTCATGCGATGGGGGCGGTGCGTCTACAACAACATCCAGAAGTTCCTACAGTTCCAACTCACGGTCAACGTCGCCGCCCTGGTGATCAACTTCGTTTCCGCAGTGGCCACCGGCGCCGTGCCGCTGACGACCGTGCAGCTCCTGTGGGTGAACCTGATCATGGACACGATGGGCGCGCTGGCTCTGGCCACCGACACGCCCACCAGGGAGTTAATGGAGAAGCCGCCGGTGGGGCGGACGGCGCCGCTGATCACCAGCGTAATGTGGCGCAACCTGTTGGCGCAGGCTCTGTTCCAGGTGGCGGTGCTGCTGGTGTTCCAGTTCCAAGGGGAGTCGCTGTTGGGATGGAGCGAGGCGGAGAACAACACGATGATCTTCAACACCTTCGTCCTCTGCCAAGTCTTCAACGAGTTCAACGCGAGGAAgctggagaaaaagaacgtgtTCCAGGGGATCCACAAGAACAAGCTGTTCTTGGGGATCGTGGCTGTCACGGTGGTCTTGCAGGTGATGATGGTCGAGTTTCTGAAGAAGTTCGCTGGCACGGTGAGGTTGGGATGGGGACAGTGGGGGATCTGCGTCGGCATCGCGGCCATCTCGTGGCCAATTGGGTGGCTTGTGAAGTTTATTCCGGTGGTCGACAATCCATGGCTTCAACTCCGGCGTTACGTCACCAAACAgtgaaataaaattaattttgccttcataaatgtttatatagtttatggaaattattttctattGATTACTGGTACTAATGAATAATAGTCATTCATAATTTATCTTCTTATTGACCTAAAGACCTAGACTAATTAGTAGGAGATCAAATCCTCTGTCCTCATATTCTCGTGTCTTCGTGTTTCATCGTCGATCGGGCAAGTTAAACAGTCTCGTGTTGTGCACTGTATCTTTGAGATACAATTAATACGTCCGATCGATGATAAAATACGGGGACACGAGAATCTAAAGGATTTGATCTCAATTAGTAGAGATACGAATGATTATAGAGCCAACACGACTCATcgactttggaaaataaaaagaagaaagagtGTGACGTCATCAATGTACTAACAAACAAATGTAGAGCAGTCACGAGGCATAAACTTCTTCAGTAGATATTGTTTCTTCTCAATGCTCGTctgttacatatatatatatatatatatatatatatatatacttgtctTCCAACTTCTTCCATAATTTCTTGGTTGGATCTCTTTAAGATATATAACAAAATAGTTTTGTTCTTTAGCGACCGAGACAAAGTTTGAAAATTCCAGAAGCTAAGCTTGCCAATTCATCTTCTCCCAATTTCACTCAGACATTTCTTCTGGCTTTCCTCCAAGCTAAATGTCCAGACTCATAACTCAACTCAGATATATAGCAAACTCAAAAATCAAGCATGTGCCTCAAATCATATAGATATCAATGATCATGGAATAAGGTTTCATAACACAAGTGCCAAAACAACTGAGAGTACGTACGTAACTGCATCAACACAACTGCAATCTACATTGTATATAAGAATATAATATCCCACTGAAGCTTAATCCAAATAGTGACCGAAATTAGGTTTTGATAATTTTGCATGCACATATATAGACACTAATACTGAGATTAATTAAGTGTTGCAATTGAAATCAAATATACATATGAAGATAGATTAGAGACATATTTAACTGTGGTATGTATGCAATATTCTAATCAATCTCACTAACTGAGGTAATCTCAACAAACTATTCAGATGAATTGCAGAAATTTCTCGACTGGAAATTAATTGAAGCTGTAAATGAAACATAAGATTTGAGAACTCACCACCGAGAAGGTGAGATGATCAATCAAGAACACTAATTACTCACCTAGAACTTGATCATGTCCATTAGCTTCTTTTCCTCCTCTTAAGCGcctttcagaaacaaattagataTATATTTATCGGAAACAGTACTGAACCTTGAGATGTGtacagaaaatatatatataagctaGCTAAGGTAGGGTTTGATTGTGCTCCCCATTAGAAGATGAAACTGCCATAATGATCTC contains:
- the LOC122028763 gene encoding calcium-transporting ATPase 7, plasma membrane-type-like, with the translated sequence MDGVADFLILPDRRFAASAPLRRWRIAYHMICSCRAMSVLVRKQLAAIRWAPSYVAIDVDGDSASLTFPKVADASSLRPLVKERRLEDLRRLGGSAGLVSALASDAEDGIQGGGDDLSSRQAAFGSNTYPRPKPKGFFHFVLEAINDLFIIILMVCAAISLAFGIKEHGLKDGWYDGASIFLAVFLVSVVSAVSNFRQMKRFHKLSAECDNIRATVVRGGRRHPVSISDVVVGDVVLLNIGDQVPADGVFLQGHSLQVDESSMTGESHPVDVDAVKNPFLTSGVKVIDGYASMLVTAVGTDTTWGEMMGSITRETSEPTPLQERLQGLTSSIGKIGIAVAAVVFAVLVIRYFTGSTKGDDGRPKFDKHNAKASDVISGLVDMFQDAVTIIVVAIPEGLPLAVTLTLAFSMTRMMKDNAMVRRLSACETMGSVTTICTDKTGTLTLNRMKVTQFWIGNEQCTPTTSIALRVLTLLYQAVGLNTTGSVFQPTAASEPEITGSPTEKALLSWSISDLRMVAEEMKKKCVVIHVEAFNSEKKRSGIFVEEKASGAMITHWKGAAEMLLVRCSHYTETNGSVKRVDLEAKSKLESIIHDMAASSLRCIAFAYKNTTGTEGFEANRGEASRLDDTELTLLGFVGLKDPCRPEVARAIDACRNAGVGVKMITGDNVFTARAIAVECGIIRPDESEALVVEGQEFRNYSPEERLKKVDQICVMARSSPFDKLLMVQCLKQKGQVVAVTGDGTNDAPALKEADVGLAMGIQGTEVAKESSDIVIMDDNFDTVVTVMRWGRCVYNNIQKFLQFQLTVNVAALVINFVSAVATGAVPLTTVQLLWVNLIMDTMGALALATDTPTRELMEKPPVGRTAPLITSVMWRNLLAQALFQVAVLLVFQFQGESLLGWSEAENNTMIFNTFVLCQVFNEFNARKLEKKNVFQGIHKNKLFLGIVAVTVVLQVMMVEFLKKFAGTVRLGWGQWGICVGIAAISWPIGWLVKFIPVVDNPWLQLRRYVTKQ